One Passer domesticus isolate bPasDom1 chromosome 29, bPasDom1.hap1, whole genome shotgun sequence DNA window includes the following coding sequences:
- the LOC135287328 gene encoding mucin-2-like: MTTSGAAPTTTGTFPTTSGTTPTPATTTPISETSTATPGTTPNTSVTSTTSGTTTTIPETSTTTSVTSTTTSATTPTSSGVTTTSETTTSAPGTSTTTTQATATTTGTFPTTSGTTSATSGMTTTTSATPTTTSGATLTTTVTSTTTSETSTATSEATLTTSGVTQTSSETTTTSRTTTTIPGTSTTTSGTSTTTSETTPTSSETTTTVLGTTTSTPDTSTLTTGISTTSGTTTPIPETSPTTSVTTPTSSGTTTSIPDTSTTTSGTSTTTTGTSTTSGTTTTTSGTSTATSEATLTTSGVTPTSSVTSMTTGTSTPTTGTTPTSSVSITTSGTIQTTPGISTTTPGATPTTTGTFPTTPGTTTSTPGTSTATSAPTPTTSETSTPIPETSPTTSGTTPTSSGTTTNTPGTTPTTSATTTTIPVTPTSSATSTTTSETTPTSSGTTTTSGTTTTIPETTTTTSATSTTTSETTPTSSGTTTSSPDTSTPTSVTSTTSGTTTNTSGTTPTSSGTTSATSGTTTTNTETSTTTPGVNPTTTGTFPTTSETTTTISETTPTSSDTTTTLPGTTTSSPDTSTPTTGTTLTSSGSTTTSVTTMTTPETSTTSVTITTTSETTLTASGTTTTTPGTTPTSSDTTTTFPGTTTSIADTSTTTSGTTPTSGTTLTTPGTSTTNTETSTTTPQATPTTTGTFPTSGTTTTTSVSTTTSGTTTNTPEITPTSSGPP; this comes from the exons ATGACCACCTCAGGGGCCGCTCCAACCACCACTGGGACCTTCCCAACCACCTCAGGGACCACCCCGACCCCAGCGACCACCACGCCCATCTCAGAGACCTCCACAGCCACCCCAGGGACCACCCCAAACACGTCAGTGACCTCCACGACCTCAGGGACCACCACGACCATTCCAGAGACATCTACGACCACCTCAGTGACCTCCACAACCACATCAGCGACCACCCCGACCTCCTCTGGGGTCACCACAACCTCAGAGACCACCACGAGCGCCCCAGGGACCTCCACGACCACCACACAGGCCACTGCAACCACCACTGGGACCTTCCCAACCACCTCAGGGACCACCTCAGCCACATCAGGAATGACCACAACCACCTCAGCGACACCAACGACCACCTCAGGGGCCACCCTGACCACCACAGTAACCTCCACAACGACCTCAGAGACCTCCACAGCCACCTCAGAAGCCACTCTAACCACCTCAGGGGTCACCCAAACCTCCTCAGAGACCACCACGACCTCAAGGACCACCACGACCATACCAGGGACATCCACGACCACCTCAGGGACCTCCACAACCACATCAGAGACCACCCCAACCTCCTCAGAGACCACCACGACTGTCCTGGGGACCACCACGAGCACCCCAGACACCTCCACGCTCACCACAGGGATCTCCACAACCTCAGGGACCACCACTCCCATCCCAGAGACCTCCCCGACCACCTCAGTGACCACCCCAACCTCCTCTGGGACCACCACAAGCATCCCAGACACCTCCACGACCACCTCAGGGACCTCCACGACCACCACAGGGACCTCAACAACCTCAGGGACCACCACGACCACCTCAGGGACCTCCACAGCCACCTCAGAAGCCACTCTAACCACCTCAGGGGTCACCCCAACCTCCTCAGTGACCTCCATGACCACAGGGACTTCCACGCCCACCACAGGGACCACCCCGACCTCCTCAGTGTCCATCACAACCTCAGGGACCATCCAGACAACCCCAGGAATCTCCACGACCACCCCAGGGGCCACTCCAACCACCACTGGGACCTTCCCAACCACCCCAGGGACCACCACGAGCACCCCAGGGACCTCCACAGCCACCTCAGCGCCCACCCCAACCACGTCAGAGACCTCCACGCCCATCCCAGAGACCTCCCCGACCACCTCAGGGACCACACCAACCTCCTCTGGGACCACCACAAACACCCCAGGGACCACCCCAACCACCTCAGCGACCACCACGACCATCCCAGTGACCCCGACCTCCTCAGCGACCTCCACGACCACATCAGAGACCACACCGACCTCCTCAGGGACCACCACGACCTCAGGGACCACCACGACCATCCCAGAGACCACCACGACCACCTCAGCAACCTCCACAACCACATCAGAGACCACACCGACCTCCTCAGGGACCACCACGAGTTCCCCAGACACCTCCACGCCCACCTCAGTGACCTCCACGACCTCAGGGACCACCACAAACACCTCAGGGACCACCCCGACCTCCTCAGGGACCACCTCAGCCACATCAGGAACCACCACGACCAACACAGAGACCTCCACGACCACCCCAGGGGTCAATCCAACCACCACTGGGACCTTCCCAACAACCTCAGAGACCACCACGACCATATCAGAGACCACCCCGACCTCCTCAGACACCAccaccaccctcccagggacCACCACGAGTTCTCCAGACACCTCCACGCCTACTACAGGGACCACCCTGACCTCCTCAGGGTCCACCACAACCTCAGTGACCACCATGACCACCCCAGAGACCTCAACAACCTCAGTGACCATCACGACCACATCAGAGACCACCCTGACCGCCTCTGGGACCACCACGACGACCCCAGGGACCACACCAACCTCCTCAGACACCACCACCACCTTCCCAGGGACCACCACGAGCATCGCAGACACCTCCACGACCACCTCAGGGACCACCCCGACCTCAgggaccaccctgacaacccCAGGAACCTCCACGACCAACACAGAGACCTCCACAACCACCCCACAGGCCACTCCGACCACCACTGGGACCTTCCCAACCTCAGGGACCACCACGACCACCTCAGTGTCCACCACCACCTCAGGGACCACTACAAACACCCCAGAGATCACCCCGACCTCCTCA ggACCACCCTGA